One stretch of Arachis duranensis cultivar V14167 chromosome 1, aradu.V14167.gnm2.J7QH, whole genome shotgun sequence DNA includes these proteins:
- the LOC107484363 gene encoding uncharacterized protein LOC107484363 isoform X1, whose translation MHKHHQKSELQFEEEESLALSTYSSSTLISPPNTKLDPQTQTTSTIFTPPSQTHQFAIQISPFSSSCTHNPPTQQHHEEQESNTTIIPSQHEHQCFFPNMPSSSSSQSPLSSPHKRPIMNTAITNHPSSLSPSQLSPPRHDRIQDLPFQTPFGAKFQPLKLLTQPHFRFLIFLSIPSLYFLLSNPTHRSFFPLDLFYIIIFSALLLLSLNLALPRLPSIRLFLARSLPTKLSSSFSTSNTHQPVLWSIGSNPRNQKIPSSGFYAQIYSNGDVYEGEFHKGKCSGSGVYHYHMSGRYEGDWVDGRYDGYGVETWARGSRYRGMYRQGLRHGVGIYRSYSGDVYAGEWFNGQCHGFGVHTCNDGSKYVGEFKWGVKHGIGQYHFRNGDFYAGEYFADMMHGFGVYQFQNGHRYEGAWHEGRRQGLGSYTFRNGETQCGHWQNGILDDLKMQNNHTASPCAVDQAKVFNAVNDAHSAAEKAHNLAKVDVGVNKVVASANKSANAARVAAIKAVQNRMHHNNK comes from the exons ATGCATAAACACCACCAAAAATCTGAGCTTCAattcgaagaagaagaaagcttGGCCCTTTCTACCTATTCCTCATCAACACTAATTTCACCACCGAACACCAAACTAGATCCACAGACTCAAACCACTTCCACCATTTTCACACCACCAAGCCAAACCCATCAGTTCGCAATCCAAATTTcgcccttttcttcttcatgtacACACAATCCACCAACCCAACAACACCACGAAGAACAAGAAAGCAACACAACCATAATTCCCTCTCAACATGAACACCAATGCTTCTTCCCTAAcatgccatcatcatcatcatcacaatCCCCACTCTCTTCACCCCACAAGAGACCCATAATGAACACTGCCATCACCAACCATCCCTCTTCCTTATCGCCTTCACAACTCTCCCCTCCCCGCCATGACCGCATCCAAGATCTCCCATTTCAGACACCCTTTGGGGCGAAGTTTCAACCTTTGAAGCTTCTCACACAGCCCCACTTCCGCTTCCTCATATTCCTCTCCATACCTTCCCTCTACTTCCTCCTCTCAAACCCTACTCACCGATCCTTCTTCCCTCTCGATCTCTTCTACATAATCATCTTCTCAGCATTGCTATTGCTCTCTCTCAACCTAGCACTCCCGCGACTACCCTCAATCCGCTTGTTCCTCGCTCGATCACTCCCCACAAAGCTGTCTTCATCATTTTCCACCTCAAACACTCACCAACCCGTTCTATGGTCCATTGGGTCCAACCCCAGGAACCAAAAGATCCCAAGTTCAGGTTTTTATGCTCAAATTTATAGCAATGGTGATGTGTATGAGGGTGAGTTCCACAAAGGGAAGTGTTCAGGAAGTGGGGTATATCACTACCATATGAGTGGAAGGTATGAGGGAGATTGGGTTGATGGAAGGTATGATGGCTATGGTGTTGAGACATGGGCAAGAGGGAGCAGGTATAGGGGAATGTATAGGCAAGGTTTGAGGCATGGTGTTGGAATCTATAGGTCCTACAGTGGGGATGTGTATGCTGGTGAGTGGTTCAATGGGCAGTGCCATGGCTTTGGAGTTCACACTTGCAATGATGGGAGCAAATATGTTGGGGAGTTCAAATGGGGTGTTAAACATGGGATTGGCCAGTACCATTTTAG AAATGGAGACTTCTATGCCGGCGAATATTTTGCGGACATGATGCACGGCTTTGGAGTGTACCAATTTCAGAATGGTCATCGCTATGAAGGAGCGTGGCATGAAGGAAGAAGACAAGGGCTGGGAAGTTATACTTTCAGAAATGGGGAAACACAATGCGGTCACTGGCAGAATGGGATTCTTGACGATCTGAAAATGCAGAACAATCACACTGCTTCTCCATGCGCTGTGGACCAGGCCAAGGTTTTCAATGCAGTCAAT GATGCACATTCTGCTGCCGAGAAAGCTCATAACTTGGCGAAGGTAGATGTTGGGGTGAATAAAGTGGTGGCTTCGGCTAATAAATCAGCAAACGCGGCCAGAGTTGCTGCCATAAAGGCCGTACAAAATAGGATGCATCATAATAACAAGTAA
- the LOC107484363 gene encoding uncharacterized protein LOC107484363 isoform X2, translated as MHKHHQKSELQFEEEESLALSTYSSSTLISPPNTKLDPQTQTTSTIFTPPSQTHQFAIQISPFSSSCTHNPPTQQHHEEQESNTTIIPSQHEHQCFFPNMPSSSSSQSPLSSPHKRPIMNTAITNHPSSLSPSQLSPPRHDRIQDLPFQTPFGAKFQPLKLLTQPHFRFLIFLSIPSLYFLLSNPTHRSFFPLDLFYIIIFSALLLLSLNLALPRLPSIRLFLARSLPTKLSSSFSTSNTHQPVLWSIGSNPRNQKIPSSGFYAQIYSNGDVYEGEFHKGKCSGSGVYHYHMSGRYEGDWVDGRYDGYGVETWARGSRYRGMYRQGLRHGVGIYRSYSGDVYAGEWFNGQCHGFGVHTCNDGSKYVGEFKWGVKHGIGQYHFRNGDFYAGEYFADMMHGFGVYQFQNGHRYEGAWHEGRRQGLGSYTFRNGETQCGHWQNGILDDLKMQNNHTASPCAVDQAKDAHSAAEKAHNLAKVDVGVNKVVASANKSANAARVAAIKAVQNRMHHNNK; from the exons ATGCATAAACACCACCAAAAATCTGAGCTTCAattcgaagaagaagaaagcttGGCCCTTTCTACCTATTCCTCATCAACACTAATTTCACCACCGAACACCAAACTAGATCCACAGACTCAAACCACTTCCACCATTTTCACACCACCAAGCCAAACCCATCAGTTCGCAATCCAAATTTcgcccttttcttcttcatgtacACACAATCCACCAACCCAACAACACCACGAAGAACAAGAAAGCAACACAACCATAATTCCCTCTCAACATGAACACCAATGCTTCTTCCCTAAcatgccatcatcatcatcatcacaatCCCCACTCTCTTCACCCCACAAGAGACCCATAATGAACACTGCCATCACCAACCATCCCTCTTCCTTATCGCCTTCACAACTCTCCCCTCCCCGCCATGACCGCATCCAAGATCTCCCATTTCAGACACCCTTTGGGGCGAAGTTTCAACCTTTGAAGCTTCTCACACAGCCCCACTTCCGCTTCCTCATATTCCTCTCCATACCTTCCCTCTACTTCCTCCTCTCAAACCCTACTCACCGATCCTTCTTCCCTCTCGATCTCTTCTACATAATCATCTTCTCAGCATTGCTATTGCTCTCTCTCAACCTAGCACTCCCGCGACTACCCTCAATCCGCTTGTTCCTCGCTCGATCACTCCCCACAAAGCTGTCTTCATCATTTTCCACCTCAAACACTCACCAACCCGTTCTATGGTCCATTGGGTCCAACCCCAGGAACCAAAAGATCCCAAGTTCAGGTTTTTATGCTCAAATTTATAGCAATGGTGATGTGTATGAGGGTGAGTTCCACAAAGGGAAGTGTTCAGGAAGTGGGGTATATCACTACCATATGAGTGGAAGGTATGAGGGAGATTGGGTTGATGGAAGGTATGATGGCTATGGTGTTGAGACATGGGCAAGAGGGAGCAGGTATAGGGGAATGTATAGGCAAGGTTTGAGGCATGGTGTTGGAATCTATAGGTCCTACAGTGGGGATGTGTATGCTGGTGAGTGGTTCAATGGGCAGTGCCATGGCTTTGGAGTTCACACTTGCAATGATGGGAGCAAATATGTTGGGGAGTTCAAATGGGGTGTTAAACATGGGATTGGCCAGTACCATTTTAG AAATGGAGACTTCTATGCCGGCGAATATTTTGCGGACATGATGCACGGCTTTGGAGTGTACCAATTTCAGAATGGTCATCGCTATGAAGGAGCGTGGCATGAAGGAAGAAGACAAGGGCTGGGAAGTTATACTTTCAGAAATGGGGAAACACAATGCGGTCACTGGCAGAATGGGATTCTTGACGATCTGAAAATGCAGAACAATCACACTGCTTCTCCATGCGCTGTGGACCAGGCCAAG GATGCACATTCTGCTGCCGAGAAAGCTCATAACTTGGCGAAGGTAGATGTTGGGGTGAATAAAGTGGTGGCTTCGGCTAATAAATCAGCAAACGCGGCCAGAGTTGCTGCCATAAAGGCCGTACAAAATAGGATGCATCATAATAACAAGTAA